In the Exiguobacterium sp. BMC-KP genome, GGTCACGTGACCAATCACGTACGCTGTCTCATTTTCACGAGCGAGGCGTGCTGTTACTTCCGCAACATCTTCCGGTTTGACGATCAACATGAAACCGATGCCCATGTTGAAGACGTTATACATATCATGTCGTGGCAGATCACCTGCTTGTTCAAGCCAGTCAAAGACCGGTAACGTCGGCCACTTTTTCGGATCAAACGATGCACCAAGACCCTCTGGCAAGACGCGTGGTACGTTTTCGTAGAAACCGCCACCTGTAATATGCACCATCGCTTGAATTTTTTCCGTCTCAAGGGCTGCTTTGACCGCTTCGACGTAGATGCGTGTCGGCATGAGCAGCGCATTGCCGAGCGTATGACCGAGCATCATGACTTCATCTTCGTAGCTAAGGCCACTCTCAGCGACGATTTTACGGACGAGTGAGAACCCGTTCGAATGGACACCAGACGAAGCGAGACCAAGAATGACATCGCCTGCTGCGACCTTGTCACCGGTGATCAACTTTTGTTTCTCAACGGCACCGACGGCAAAACCAGCGATATCGTATTCGCCATCTGCGTACATACCTGGCATTTCTGCCGTCTCGCCACCGATCAACGTACATCCGGCTTGGACACATCCTTCAGCAACACCGGCGACGATGCGTTCGATCTTCGCTGGAATCGCCTGACCGAGCGCGATGTAGTCGAGGAAATAAAGCGGTTCTGCACCTTGGACGATGATATCGTTCACGCACATCGCGACACAGTCGATCCCGATTGTATCGTGTTGTTCGAGTGCGAAGGCAAGCTTGAGTTTCGTACCGACCCCGTCCGTTCCGCTGACGAGAACCGGTTCTTTCAACTGCAATTGGCTGAGGTCGAACATCGCACCAAAGCTACCGAGTCCCGTTAATACTTCTTTGCGCATCGAACGGGCGACGTGTTTTTTCATTCGAGTGACGGACTCATATCCTGCCGTCAGACTCACACCTGCTGCTTCGTAATGTTTGCTCATGTTCTTCCCCCATCTATCAAAGTTTAGCTTCTAACTCGAGCGAACCGAGTGGTGTCGGATACTCTCCTGTGAAGCAAGCGGTACATTGTCCTTTTAATGGTCCTTCAAATGGGCGATCGATTGCATCGACCATCCCTGGTACAGTTAGGAACTCAAGTGAATCAGCACCGATTTCTTGACGGATCTCTTCCGGCATCAAGCGGGCAGAGATTAACTCGTCTTTTGACGATGTATCAATCCCGTAATAACATGGATTCGTAATCGGTGGTGCCGTGATACGAACATGAACTTCCGTTGCACCGGCTTCACGTAATAAACCGACGATCCGGCGACTCGTCGTTCCCCGGACGATCGAATCATCGACCATGATGACACGCTTGCCTTGTACGACGCCGCGTAACGCAGACAACTTCATTTTGACCCCACGTTCCCGTAACTCCTGTGACGGCTGGATGAACGTCCGTCCGACATAACGATTTTTGATCAATCCCATTTCATACGGAATACCACTCGCTTCCGCGTAACCGATCGCTGCCGAGATACTGGAATCCGGTACCCCTGTAACGACGTCTGCTTCGACCGGTGCTTCTTCATACATCTTTTTCCCGAGTGCTTTCCGGGCCGTATGGACGTTGACACCATCAATGATTGAATCCGGACGTGAGAAGTAGATATATTCCATCGAACACATTGCTCGTTCGCGTGGTTCCATGTATTGACGAGACGACATACCCTGTTCTGTGATCGTCACGAGCTCCCCCGGCTCAATATCACGAATGAACTCTGCACCGACGATATCAAAGGCACATGTCTCTGATGCAAATACGATGCCGCCGTCCGGTGTCTTCCCGAGTGACAGTGGACGAAGTCCGTGTGGATCAACCGCCACGAATAACGTATCTTCCGTTAAGAACAGAAAGGCAAACGCCCCGACGAGACGAGCGAGACTATCAGCAATCCGGTCTTCGAGTGTGTCGAGCTTACTACGTTTGACAAGGTGAGCGACGACTTCCGTATCACTCGTCGTCTGAAAGATTGCACCTTCTGCTTCTAGTAGATGTTTCAGCGAATCGGCATTGACGAGGTTTCCGTTATGTGCGAGGGCAAGATCTCCCGTCCGCGATTTGAAATGAAGCGGTTGGGTATTCTCAAGCGTGTTTCCCCCTGCTGTCGAATACCGGACGTGTCCGATCGCGTGATGTCCTCTAAGATCTGTCAGTGTCTCTTCCGAAAAGACTTCTGTCACGAGTCCTTGCCCGCGGTGCGGGAAGAGGTCGTCGCCGTCACTCGTGACGATTCCTGCCCCTTCCTGTCCCCGGTGTTGCAAACTATGCAAGCCATAATAGGCGAGTTGCGCTGCATTCGGTTGTCCGAAGATCCCGAAGACGCCACATTCCTCATTTAGTCCTTTGATGTCATATAACACGCGATTGCTCCTTCCCAGTCTCCCTGTAAGGTCGAACGGTCTGCTTCGATCCGTGTGTCTGTCGTCTCGATGACAAGAAGCTCATCGTTCGTGACGACACCGATCGCTTGAGCACCGGTCCGTTGTTCGAATGCTGCAGCGTGTGCTTGTGGCACAGTAACGACGAAACGTGATTGCGATTCACTGAACAGGTGTAACGTTGGTCCATCAAACTGAACCGTCAACCCGAGGTTCGTCCCAAATGTCATCTCAGCGAGGGCGATCGCGAGACCACCTTCTGAAACGTCATGCATCGCATTGACTTCACCTGCTTGTACTGCTTGTTGTAACAATTGTAAGCGTGCGTGTTCGACTGCTAAATCGATTTGTGGTGCGCGACCGAATGATTTACCGAATTGCATATATTGAAGCTCACTACCACCAAACTCGGCTGTTGTTTCGCCTAACAGATAAATCTGATCACCTGCTTGTTTGACGTGTTGTGTCGTAATCCATTCTGTCTGCTCGTGTAATCCGACCATTCCAACGACCGGTGTCGGGTGAACCGCTTGACCAGCTGACTCATTGTAGAGCGAGACGTTCCCACCGATGACGGGTGTCTCAAGAACACGACATGCTTCCGCCATACCAGCTGTTGCTTGCTGCAACTGCCAGAAGCCTTCTGGTTTATCCGGATTTCCGAAGTTCAGACAATCCGTGATAGCAAGTGGTGTCGCACCACTCGCGACGATATTACGGGCTGCTTCCGCAACGGCAATCTGTCCACCGACGTATGGATCCAAGTAGACGAAGCGACTGTTACAGTCGGTCGTCATCGCGAGTGCTTTGTTCGTACCGCGAACGCGGATGACAGCTGCATCTGATCCCGGTGCGACGACCGTTGATGTCTGGACCATATGATCGTACTGATCGTAGACCCAGCGTTTCGAAGCGATCGTCGGCTGACGAAGTAGTGCTCGCCATGTCTCAACAACGTCCTCGACGACTGGAAGTGTCTCTTCCATCGCTTGGAATTCTTCATAATACGCAGGAACGCGGGATGGTTTTTCATAGACTGGTGCTTCTTCCGCTAATGCGTCAACCGGAACTTCCGCTACGATATCCCCATGATGGATCAAACGTAAGACTTTCTCTTCAATGACTTCTCCAACATGAACGGCATGGAGTCCCCATTTGCTGACGATTGCTTCAATCTCTGCTTCGCGCCCACGTTTGACGACGAGTAACATTCGCTCTTGTGATTCTGAAAGCATCATTTCGTAGGCAGTCATCCCTGTCTCCCGTTGCGGGACGTCATCGAGATGCATCTCGATGCCCATGCCTGCTTTTGAAGCCATCTCTGCTGAAGAAGATGTTAGTCCAGCAGCGCCCATATCCTGCATCCCGACAAGTGCTGGATGACCAACGATTTCAAGACAAGCTTCAATCAATAGCTTCTCCATGAACGGATCACCGACTTGAACAGCTGGACGTTTTGCTTCCGTATCTTCTCCGAGATCCTCCGAGGCAAACGTCGCACCATGGATGCCGTCGCGCCCAGTAGCTGCACCGACGTACATGACTGAGTTCCCGACACCTTTTGCCTGACCTTTTTGAATATCCGCATGGTTGATCAAACCGATACACATCGCGTTGACGAGTGGATTGCCTTCATATGAGCGATCAAATCCGATTTCGCCACCGATCGTTGGGATACCGACACAGTTGCCATAACCCGCGATCCCAGCGACGACTTGTTCGAACAGTTGATTGACACGTGGTGTACCGAGATGACCGAAACGGAGCGAGTTCATGAGCGCGACCGGGCGTGCCCCCATCGAGAAGATGTCGCGAATGATTCCGCCGACGCCTGTCGCAGCACCTTGATACGGTTCAACAGCGGATGGATGGTTGTGACTTTCAATCTTAAAGACGACAGCTTGCTCATCGCCAATATCAACAACACCTGCTCCTTCCCCTGGTCCTTGTAAGACACGTGATCCAGTCGTCGGGAATTGACGAAGGACGGGTTTAGATGTCTTGTACGAACAATGCTCAGACCACATGACTGAGAACAGTCCTGTTTCTGTGTAGTTCGGTTGGCGTCCCAGTAAATCGACGACCATCTGGTATTCCGCATCACTTAAGCCCATCGTGGCATAAACGCGTTGCTCTTGAATCAATTCTGGTGTTGGTTCAGACTGTTGTTTTAGCATGATGTGCCCCCTGTTTGACGAGTGAAGTAAAGAGTTTCAATCCATCTGTTCCGCCAGTCAATAGCTCGACTGCTCGTTCTGGGTGTGGCATCATCCCAAGAACGTTACCCGCTTTATTCGTGATCCCGGCGATATCGCCGCGCGAACCGTTTGGATTGTCGACATACGTGAAGGCGATTTGCCCATTTGTTTGGAGCATCGCGTAAGTCGCATCATCGCAGTAGTAGTTGCCTTCGCCATGTGCGATTGGAATCGAGATTGTCTCGCCTGGCGTATAATCCGATGTAAACCGTGTCTTCGTATTTTCAACCTTCAGTTCGACCGTCCGACACATGAACTTCAAGCCATTGTTCCGGTGTAAGACACCTGGCAAGAGCCCCGCTTCGACAAGGATCTGGAATCCATTACATACCCCGAGGACCGTTTTCCCTTCTGCCGCGAAGCGTTTGACTTCTTCCATGATTGGTGAGAAGCGTGCGATCGCACCGCAACGGAGGTAATCTCCGTAAGAGAAGCCACCCGGTAACAGGACACCATCATAGCCTTCAAGTGAGGTTTCGGTATGGAAGACGTATTCAGCTTCTTCTCCGAGCGCATCCTTAACCGCATGGTACATATCTAAATCACAGTTCGATCCCGGAAAGACGATGACCGCGAACTTCATGCTGGCGTCACCTCTTCGATCGTAATCTGGTAATCTTCCATCACCGTGTTAACGAGTAGTTTTTGACACATCTCATGAATCATCGCTTCTGTCGTTTCCGTTTCAACGAGCAGTTCAATCTGTTTTCCGATTCGGACACTCTCGACACCGGTAAAACCAAGCTGTTGTAATCCGCCTTTTACAGCAACTCCTTGTGGATCTAAAATGCTTTCCCGTAATGCGATCGATACGATGACTTTTTTCATTGTGTGTTTCCCCCTAGGCGATTGAATAGTGTTTGGTATGTCTCTGTCAGTGAACCGATATTGCGTCGAAAGACATCTTTATCGAGATGTTCTCCAGTTTCCTGATCCCACAAGCGGCATGTATCAGGTGAAATCTCATCAGCCAGTAGAATCGTTCCATCTGCCGTTTTGCCGTATTCCAATTTAAAATCAATCAACGTGATTCCGTTTTGACGGAAGTAAGGTTGCAAGACTTCATTCACGCGAAGTGCTTTGTCCGACAGCTCTTCTAGTTCCTCTGAAGTCGCAATCTTCAGTAAATTGATGTGTGATGAGGTGACGAGTGGATCGCCTAACGTATCATCTTTATAGTAGAACTCAACGATTGGTGCTTCGAGCACTGTACCTTCTTCGATACCGAGCCGTTTACTCAAGCTTCCCGCGACGACGTTTCGGACGACGACTTCGAGTGGAATGATAGTGACACGACGTACGAGCTGTTCGCGCTCCGAGACACGCTCAATGAAATGTGTCGGAATGCCCGCTTGTTCGAGGATTTCAAAGAAATGACTCGTCAATCGGTTGTTCAATTCGCCTTTTCCAGCAAATACTTCTTTTTTCTCGCCGTTGAATGCCGTGGCCTCGTCTTTATAGACGATCCGGAGCACATCCTGCTCCTGCGTCGTGTACAATCGTTTTGCTTTTCCTTCATAAAGTGGTTGCATCGCTTTCGTCCCCCATGATCCTAAGATGTAGACGGGGCAAGTGCCCCGTCTCAGGTTGATTAGTTCAAGCCACACCGTTCAAAAATTTCATCGACACGACTCGTATGGTACGTCGGATCGAAACAAGCATCGAGCTCTTCTTCTGTGAAAAGCTGTTGAATGTCCTGTTCTTGCCACAATAAGTCACGGAACATGATTTGCTCTTCCCACGCCTGCATCGCACGCGGTTGAACGAAATCATACGCTGCTTCACGTGACCAGCCTTTTTCGATTAAAGCGAGTAAGACATGTCCCGAGAAGATGACCCCAAACGTCCGGTCCATGTTCCGCTTCATATTTTCCGGGAAGACTGTCAAGTTCTTCACGATGTTTCCGAAACGATTCAACATGTAGTTGAGTAGTCCTGTTGCGTCCGGGAGAATGATGCGTTCTGCCGAAGAGTGCGAGATATCGCGTTCGTGCCAGAGTGAGACATTCTCGTACGCTGTCACCATGTGTCCACGGATGACTCGGGCAAGACCTGTCATGTTCTCAGAGCCGATCGGATTCCGCTTGTGCGGCATCGCCGATGATCCTTTTTGACCTTTAGCGAAGAATTCTTCGACTTCACGCGTTTCTGTCTTTTGTAGACCGCGGATCTCCGTTGCCATTTTTTCAATCGATGTCGCGATCAGAGCAAGCGTCGACATATAGTGTGCATGACGATCCCGCTGTAACGTCTGTGTTGAAACCGGTGCTGGTTTCGTCCCTAATTTTTCGCAGACATACTTTTCAATGAACGGATCGATATTCGCGAATGTTCCGACGGCACCTGACATCTTGCCGTATTCGACCGTCTCACGCGCTGCTTCGAAACGAACCTTGTTCCGTTTCATCTCTTCATACCAAAGCGCTAGTTTCAGACCGAACGTCGTCGGTTCTGCATGTACGCCATGTGTGCGTCCCATCATGACCGTATATTTATGTTCGTTCGCTTTGACTTTTAATATGTCGATGAAACGATCGAGATCCGCAGCGAGAATATCGTTCGCTTGTTTTAACAGATACGAAAGTGCTGTATCAACGACGTCCGTTGACGTTAATCCGTAGTGGACCCATTTGCGTTCTTCTCCGAGCGTCTCAGAGACGGCACGCGTGAAGGCGATGACATCATGGCGTGTCTCTTGCTCGATTTCAAGGATCCGGTTGACATCAAAAGAGGCATTGTCCCAAAGTAATTGAACGTCCTCTTTCGGGATGACTCCTAGTTCACTCCATGCTTCACATGCAAGAATCTCGACTTTTAACCAAGCCTCAAATTTGTTTTGTTCGGTCCAGATCGCTTTCATCTCAGGACGTGTATACCGTTCGATCATTGAACTGTCTCCTTCCATATCGACAGGCGTTCGACTTCTGCCAAAGCATCGTCGACGGTGTCCGCAAGGATGTTTAAATGTCCCATCTTGCGACCTGTCTTGGCTTCTGCTTTTCCATATAAGTGAACTTTCGTCCGAGCGTTTAGTCTCGGCAGTTCCTCGTATAATGCTGTGACATGCTGACCCAGGATGTTCGCCATGACGACCGGTGTCGTCAGACGGGTATCACCGAGTGGGAGACCACTGATGGCACGGATATGTTGCTCGAATTGGGATGTTTCGCAAGCATCGATTGAATAGTGACCCGAATTGTGTGGTCGGGGTGCTAGCTCATTGACGATCAGTCGAGATCCAACGACGAACAACTCGATGGCGAGTGTACCGATTAGCCCGACAGCATCCGCGATCGATTCAGCGAGAGCAATCGCTTCTTGTTCGAGCGATTCCGAAATGCGAGCCGGTACGATCGATAGATGCAAAATGTTCTTCTGATGAATGTTCTCGCTAACAGGGAAAACGCGAGTCTCTGTTGCGCTTCGAGTCACGATGACGGAAATTTCCTGATCAAACGGTAACCATTGTTCTGCGACATACTCAGTCGGTTCGAATTGTTCGATTGCCGCTTGGAACTCTTCTTCCGTCCGAATGACGGTCTGTCCTTTTCCGTCGTATCCGAATCGTGCTGTCTTCAAGACGAATGGTAATCCGAGTTGTTGCTTCGCTTCTTCTAAATCAGAAGAATCTGTCACCGGGTAGTATGGAGCGACGGAATGTCCGATGCGTTCAATCATCTCTTTTTCTCGTACTCGATGTTGCGTTTGAAAGAGGAGATCGGTTCCGTGAATCAATTTCGTTCCGATCGCTTCAGCGACTTCCGTCGAGATGTTCTCGAATTCGTAGGTGACGACATCCGATTCAGCTGCAAGTTGCTTCGCTGCTTCAACATCCGTGAAAGCCGCTTGAATGTGTTGATCCGCCACTTGCGCACACGGTGCGTTGTCTGTTGGATCAAGCGTCAGAATCTCAAAGCCCATCTCACGGGCGGACAGTGCCATCATTCGACCGAGTTGACCGCCACCTAATATTCCGATTCGCTTCATAGTAGGTTCCCTCCGGATGCAATGACGTCCCCTTCGAGTTCAACACGCATATGATCAAGCTTGCGGGCAAGCCGTTCATCTTGAATCGACAAAATTTGAGCAGCTAGTAATCCAGCGTTTTTCGCGCCTGCTTCTCCGATGGCAACCGTTGCGACCGGCACACCACCTGGCATTTGAACAATTGAGAGCAAGGAGTCGATTCCTTGTAGTGCTCTACTCTTCACAGGAACACCGATGACCGGTAAGGTCGTTTTAGCAGCGACCATGCCTGGTAGATGAGCGGCACCGCCTGCACCAGCAATGATGACTTTTAATCCTCGTTCACGTGCTGACTCAGCATAACGAAACATTAGATCCGGTGTCCGATGTGCGGAGACGACCTTCTTCTCAAACGGAATCTCGAGTTGCTCCAACACATCACATGTATGTTTCATCGTTTCCCAATCCGATTGACTTCCCATGATGACGCCGACTTCTATATTTCCCATCGCTGTTTCCTCCTTTGTACATAAAAAAAGCCCAAA is a window encoding:
- the purF gene encoding amidophosphoribosyltransferase, with product MLYDIKGLNEECGVFGIFGQPNAAQLAYYGLHSLQHRGQEGAGIVTSDGDDLFPHRGQGLVTEVFSEETLTDLRGHHAIGHVRYSTAGGNTLENTQPLHFKSRTGDLALAHNGNLVNADSLKHLLEAEGAIFQTTSDTEVVAHLVKRSKLDTLEDRIADSLARLVGAFAFLFLTEDTLFVAVDPHGLRPLSLGKTPDGGIVFASETCAFDIVGAEFIRDIEPGELVTITEQGMSSRQYMEPRERAMCSMEYIYFSRPDSIIDGVNVHTARKALGKKMYEEAPVEADVVTGVPDSSISAAIGYAEASGIPYEMGLIKNRYVGRTFIQPSQELRERGVKMKLSALRGVVQGKRVIMVDDSIVRGTTSRRIVGLLREAGATEVHVRITAPPITNPCYYGIDTSSKDELISARLMPEEIRQEIGADSLEFLTVPGMVDAIDRPFEGPLKGQCTACFTGEYPTPLGSLELEAKL
- the purB gene encoding adenylosuccinate lyase, whose translation is MIERYTRPEMKAIWTEQNKFEAWLKVEILACEAWSELGVIPKEDVQLLWDNASFDVNRILEIEQETRHDVIAFTRAVSETLGEERKWVHYGLTSTDVVDTALSYLLKQANDILAADLDRFIDILKVKANEHKYTVMMGRTHGVHAEPTTFGLKLALWYEEMKRNKVRFEAARETVEYGKMSGAVGTFANIDPFIEKYVCEKLGTKPAPVSTQTLQRDRHAHYMSTLALIATSIEKMATEIRGLQKTETREVEEFFAKGQKGSSAMPHKRNPIGSENMTGLARVIRGHMVTAYENVSLWHERDISHSSAERIILPDATGLLNYMLNRFGNIVKNLTVFPENMKRNMDRTFGVIFSGHVLLALIEKGWSREAAYDFVQPRAMQAWEEQIMFRDLLWQEQDIQQLFTEEELDACFDPTYHTSRVDEIFERCGLN
- the purK gene encoding 5-(carboxyamino)imidazole ribonucleotide synthase, with the translated sequence MKRIGILGGGQLGRMMALSAREMGFEILTLDPTDNAPCAQVADQHIQAAFTDVEAAKQLAAESDVVTYEFENISTEVAEAIGTKLIHGTDLLFQTQHRVREKEMIERIGHSVAPYYPVTDSSDLEEAKQQLGLPFVLKTARFGYDGKGQTVIRTEEEFQAAIEQFEPTEYVAEQWLPFDQEISVIVTRSATETRVFPVSENIHQKNILHLSIVPARISESLEQEAIALAESIADAVGLIGTLAIELFVVGSRLIVNELAPRPHNSGHYSIDACETSQFEQHIRAISGLPLGDTRLTTPVVMANILGQHVTALYEELPRLNARTKVHLYGKAEAKTGRKMGHLNILADTVDDALAEVERLSIWKETVQ
- the purL gene encoding phosphoribosylformylglycinamidine synthase subunit PurL translates to MLKQQSEPTPELIQEQRVYATMGLSDAEYQMVVDLLGRQPNYTETGLFSVMWSEHCSYKTSKPVLRQFPTTGSRVLQGPGEGAGVVDIGDEQAVVFKIESHNHPSAVEPYQGAATGVGGIIRDIFSMGARPVALMNSLRFGHLGTPRVNQLFEQVVAGIAGYGNCVGIPTIGGEIGFDRSYEGNPLVNAMCIGLINHADIQKGQAKGVGNSVMYVGAATGRDGIHGATFASEDLGEDTEAKRPAVQVGDPFMEKLLIEACLEIVGHPALVGMQDMGAAGLTSSSAEMASKAGMGIEMHLDDVPQRETGMTAYEMMLSESQERMLLVVKRGREAEIEAIVSKWGLHAVHVGEVIEEKVLRLIHHGDIVAEVPVDALAEEAPVYEKPSRVPAYYEEFQAMEETLPVVEDVVETWRALLRQPTIASKRWVYDQYDHMVQTSTVVAPGSDAAVIRVRGTNKALAMTTDCNSRFVYLDPYVGGQIAVAEAARNIVASGATPLAITDCLNFGNPDKPEGFWQLQQATAGMAEACRVLETPVIGGNVSLYNESAGQAVHPTPVVGMVGLHEQTEWITTQHVKQAGDQIYLLGETTAEFGGSELQYMQFGKSFGRAPQIDLAVEHARLQLLQQAVQAGEVNAMHDVSEGGLAIALAEMTFGTNLGLTVQFDGPTLHLFSESQSRFVVTVPQAHAAAFEQRTGAQAIGVVTNDELLVIETTDTRIEADRSTLQGDWEGAIACYMTSKD
- the purM gene encoding phosphoribosylformylglycinamidine cyclo-ligase, with translation MSKHYEAAGVSLTAGYESVTRMKKHVARSMRKEVLTGLGSFGAMFDLSQLQLKEPVLVSGTDGVGTKLKLAFALEQHDTIGIDCVAMCVNDIIVQGAEPLYFLDYIALGQAIPAKIERIVAGVAEGCVQAGCTLIGGETAEMPGMYADGEYDIAGFAVGAVEKQKLITGDKVAAGDVILGLASSGVHSNGFSLVRKIVAESGLSYEDEVMMLGHTLGNALLMPTRIYVEAVKAALETEKIQAMVHITGGGFYENVPRVLPEGLGASFDPKKWPTLPVFDWLEQAGDLPRHDMYNVFNMGIGFMLIVKPEDVAEVTARLARENETAYVIGHVTDQEGVRIQGVDA
- the purQ gene encoding phosphoribosylformylglycinamidine synthase subunit PurQ — its product is MKFAVIVFPGSNCDLDMYHAVKDALGEEAEYVFHTETSLEGYDGVLLPGGFSYGDYLRCGAIARFSPIMEEVKRFAAEGKTVLGVCNGFQILVEAGLLPGVLHRNNGLKFMCRTVELKVENTKTRFTSDYTPGETISIPIAHGEGNYYCDDATYAMLQTNGQIAFTYVDNPNGSRGDIAGITNKAGNVLGMMPHPERAVELLTGGTDGLKLFTSLVKQGAHHAKTTV
- the purC gene encoding phosphoribosylaminoimidazolesuccinocarboxamide synthase, with the protein product MQPLYEGKAKRLYTTQEQDVLRIVYKDEATAFNGEKKEVFAGKGELNNRLTSHFFEILEQAGIPTHFIERVSEREQLVRRVTIIPLEVVVRNVVAGSLSKRLGIEEGTVLEAPIVEFYYKDDTLGDPLVTSSHINLLKIATSEELEELSDKALRVNEVLQPYFRQNGITLIDFKLEYGKTADGTILLADEISPDTCRLWDQETGEHLDKDVFRRNIGSLTETYQTLFNRLGGNTQ
- the purE gene encoding 5-(carboxyamino)imidazole ribonucleotide mutase; translated protein: MGNIEVGVIMGSQSDWETMKHTCDVLEQLEIPFEKKVVSAHRTPDLMFRYAESARERGLKVIIAGAGGAAHLPGMVAAKTTLPVIGVPVKSRALQGIDSLLSIVQMPGGVPVATVAIGEAGAKNAGLLAAQILSIQDERLARKLDHMRVELEGDVIASGGNLL
- the purS gene encoding phosphoribosylformylglycinamidine synthase subunit PurS; the protein is MKKVIVSIALRESILDPQGVAVKGGLQQLGFTGVESVRIGKQIELLVETETTEAMIHEMCQKLLVNTVMEDYQITIEEVTPA